One Bacteroidota bacterium DNA segment encodes these proteins:
- a CDS encoding DUF2851 family protein — protein sequence MTEQLLQYLWKYRLLDAQALCTLEGEPVQVIKPGEQNRDSGADFSNARLKIGETVWAGNVEIELESANWEKHGHHADASHNNTLLLVCLRHTAKTPVSVPVIELGNRVNEKYSSTYRLLMESQAFIPCHNFFARADNFIVQSWLQRLLIERMEEKVLPILTSLQQNKNNWEETFYHALAKNFGFNTNSVPFELLAKHKTSLLQLEALLLGQSGLLQTTTETDNYAEQLMAEYAFLANKYKLSPIHHSLWKFSKTRPANFPTMRIAQFAALIHTSSHLFSKILEEGAVQNLQSLFEIKASAYWDTHYRFGHQTTSTKNILGADAINNILINTVAPFLFAYGHYHSNEEYKQKALTLLEQLPKENNHIIRGYQNLNLQINNAAESQALLQLYKHWCTPKKCLQCRVGYSILKGYEAETTS from the coding sequence ATGACTGAGCAACTGCTGCAATATTTGTGGAAATACCGCTTGCTGGATGCGCAAGCGCTTTGCACCCTTGAAGGCGAGCCCGTGCAAGTAATAAAACCCGGTGAGCAAAACCGCGACAGCGGAGCTGATTTTAGTAATGCCCGACTGAAAATAGGTGAGACGGTTTGGGCAGGAAACGTTGAAATTGAGCTTGAATCAGCCAATTGGGAAAAACACGGCCACCATGCAGATGCTTCGCACAACAACACCTTGCTGCTGGTATGCCTTCGGCATACTGCCAAAACCCCTGTTTCTGTTCCTGTGATTGAGTTGGGTAATCGGGTAAACGAAAAGTATAGCAGCACCTACCGTTTGTTAATGGAATCGCAAGCATTTATCCCTTGTCATAACTTTTTTGCCCGTGCAGATAATTTTATTGTGCAAAGCTGGTTGCAACGGCTGCTGATAGAGCGGATGGAGGAGAAAGTATTGCCAATCCTCACATCGTTACAACAAAACAAAAACAATTGGGAAGAAACCTTTTACCACGCGCTTGCCAAAAACTTCGGTTTTAATACCAACAGTGTCCCGTTTGAGCTACTGGCCAAACACAAAACCAGCTTATTACAGTTAGAAGCCCTGTTATTAGGCCAATCGGGATTATTACAAACAACAACCGAAACGGATAATTACGCGGAACAATTAATGGCTGAATATGCCTTTTTGGCCAACAAATACAAGCTATCGCCCATACACCACTCCCTATGGAAGTTTAGCAAAACACGTCCTGCCAACTTCCCTACCATGCGGATAGCTCAGTTTGCTGCGCTTATCCATACTTCTTCGCATTTATTCTCCAAAATCCTCGAAGAGGGCGCTGTACAAAACCTTCAATCCCTGTTTGAGATTAAAGCTTCAGCCTATTGGGATACCCACTACCGATTCGGCCATCAAACAACCTCTACAAAAAACATATTGGGTGCTGATGCTATTAATAATATCCTTATCAATACGGTTGCCCCTTTTTTATTTGCCTACGGCCATTATCATTCTAACGAAGAATACAAACAAAAAGCCCTTACGCTATTAGAACAACTGCCCAAAGAAAACAACCACATTATACGCGGATATCAGAACCTTAACTTACAAATAAACAATGCTGCTGAAAGCCAAGCCTTGCTTCAACTATATAAACATTGGTGTACTCCCAAAAAATGCCTGCAATGCCGTGTTGGATATAGCATATTAAAGGGCTATGAAG